One Vitis riparia cultivar Riparia Gloire de Montpellier isolate 1030 chromosome 4, EGFV_Vit.rip_1.0, whole genome shotgun sequence genomic window carries:
- the LOC117913616 gene encoding sulfite exporter TauE/SafE family protein 3-like — protein sequence MAGFGTKWLMLMIFCSFMLASAFVSGERSFKHEASTLNVTKEAGFNSNYLSKVVNFLWQSDRSGYHHVWPEMEFGWQIVVGSIIGFFGAAFGSVGGVGGGGIFVPMLSLVIGFDPKSATALSKCMIMGAAGSTVYYNLKLRHPTLDMPIIDYDLALLFQPMLMMGISIGVAFNVLFADWMVTVLLIVLFLGTSTKAFLKGVETWKKETIMKREAAKRLGTNGNGTEEVEYKPLPSGPSNGTQNATNKSKELEVNIIENVYWKELGLLVFVWVAFLALQIAKNNTATCSMAYWVLNFMQIPVSVGVSLYEAVSLYKGRRIIASKGDAGTNFRVHQLILYCFCGVLAGIVGGLLGLGGGFILGPLFLELGVPPQVSSATATFAMTFSSSMSVVEYYLLKRFPVPYAVYLVLVATIAAFIGQHVVRRLISILGRASLIIFILAFTIFISAISLGGVGISNMIGKIERHEYMGFENLCRYEV from the exons ATGGCTGGATTTGGAACAAAATGGTTGATGTTGATGATCTTTTGCAGCTTTATGCTAGCTTCCGCGTTTGTTTCAGGCGAAAGAAGCTTTAAACACGAAGCTTCAACATTGAACGTAACCAAAGAGGCAGGATTCAACTCAAATTACCTTTCCAAAGTTGTAAATTTCTTATGGCAATCAGACCGATCTGGTTATCATCACGTTTGGCCG GAAATGGAATTTGGCTGGCAAATTGTTGTTGGTAGCATAATTGGATTCTTTGGAGCAGCATTTGGGAGTGTGGGTGGTGTTGGTGGTGGTGGCATTTTTGTTCCTATGCTTAGCCTAGTTATTGGGTTCGATCCAAAATCTGCAACAGCTTTATCAAAAT GTATGATTATGGGTGCAGCAGGCTCAACTGTTTACTATAATCTTAAGTTAAGGCATCCTACACTTGATATGCCTATCATTGACTATGATTTGGCTCTGCTCTTCCAACCAATGCTCATGATGGGCATCAGCATTGGGGTTgcttttaatgttttatttgcTGACTGGATGGTTACAGTTCTGCTAATTGTTCTCTTCTTAG GTACATCAACAAAGGCATTCTTAAAGGGTGTTGAAACATGGAAGAAAGAAACCATAATGAAAAGg GAGGCTGCTAAGCGTTTGGGAACAAATG GTAATGGTACAGAGGAAGTAGAGTACAAGCCTCTTCCTAGTGGCCCAAGTAATGGCACTCAAAATGCTACCAATAAATCTAAAGAACTTGAG GTcaatattattgaaaatgtttacTGGAAGGAACTTGGGCTTCTTGTTTTCGTTTGGGTTGCTTTCCTCGCACTACAGATTGCCAAG AATAATACAGCTACTTGTTCGATGGCATATTGGGTATTGAACTTCATGCAG ATCCCTGTTTCTGTTGGAGTATCCCTGTATGAGGCAGTTAGCCTGTACAAGGGACGGAGAATAATTGCATCCAAAGGAGATGCTGGCACCAACTTTCGAGTACACCAACTGATTCTCTATTGCTTCTGTGGGGTACTTGCGGGCATAGTAGGAGGGCTGCTTGGTCTGGGTGGGGGATTTATTCTGGGTCCACTATTCTTGGAGCTGGGAGTCCCTCCTCAG GTCTCAAGCGCCACTGCTACCTTTGCAATGACCTTCTCATCATCCATGTCTGTTGTAGAATATTACCTTCTGAAGCGTTTTCCAGTTCCTTATG CTGTATACTTGGTCTTGGTTGCAACTATTGCCGCCTTTATAGGACAACATGTTGTAAGAAGACTGATCAGTATATTGGGAAGGGCATCTCTAATCATCTTCATTCTAGCCTTCACAATCTTTATCAGTGCAATCTCACTAG GTGGAGTTGGCATATCAAATATGATAGGGAAAATTGAGCGGCATGAATACATGGGATTTGAGAACCTGTGTAGGTATGAAGTTTAG